The genomic window atctcggaatCTAATCAcgtttgtttgggcttcccagggacgctttACTTAgagaatggttacaatttatgtttaactcagttcccgaaaattataatccacatgtaaaactatgtgcagcacattttgctgaggacagtttCCTCAATCTCAACCAGTTTAATGCCGgtttcgcacaaagattattcttgaaagatggagcagttccctctttgtctggagaaggcgttgtttatggaccacaaccgataagtgtattttattatttaagttggtgcatttaacggTTTCCGTAACTTATTacgcaacgctgtttagctttgttaactagatgttagggctgtgcaaaaaaaatctaatgcgattttcatgcacatctcatcagtaaaatgttcctgtgattataagtacatctccagcagttttcaaaacaaatcctgcccacttgcttctcaaaactagcccaatcgcgttaccaggagggcatagtgctctaagctggtgtcgaatcacaacacaggaaccgctggtacaatcagaactcgttacgtgtttctgaaggagggacttcatagtaCAAgaaagtcatcagcccgtttttatgaaagtgaaaacagcggtatacagataggtgaattgtgtgaaaaatactgtggttTTTTTTAGacacgaaacatgaacacgttatattgcacactgtaaacacaatcaaagttaaaaaaaaagcatgaaaaacgggacctttaaacttTGTTCCAAagatgagggtgagtcattaatgtcataattttcatttttgggtgaactaaccctttaaagggggAGAAGGAGACCCTGACAAAGAGGTAGTAAGACTTATGTGAGGGGGATAGGAGCTTTGACATGTGGGAGGACTTTTGTCTGCTCATATGCCGGCTTATATAGTTTTTCAtatcgcattttttttttttctgtctaaaaATGGACAGAAAGGGCACACACcctatacattttatatgtagtCAAAATGAATAAtctattttaaattgatttacataaacatgtttttctttggggggggggggggggggggcaaaccCAGGGAAAACTGCGATCGCTGATACAAAGTAGTCTTTGTTCTCGTGAAGCTCAGCCATTTTGTTGTTGACCTGTGGATTTCTCTATGAAATGTCTACTAACTGCAGTACCGCCTGCGAGCTGTTGGGGAGCTCACAAAGATGACAGAGACGTTTTATGCCACCATATTGAATAAGCTTCACTGGAGAAGGTCTATATTTGTGTACACAACTGAATCTTAATTAAGCATGGAAACGGAAATACTAAAGAGGCTATATTAAGACCTAATTAACTGAAAAACATAGTTCTCCCCCTCCACTTAAAGCTCTAAGCCGTGTCAGTTGGATTCCACTGGATAGCTAACTTAGATTTAAGTTTCAGAGTAAAATGTGGTCTGAAAATACGTGGTGTATTTTCAGACCACATTTTACTctgtaacttaaattacactACCTACCCAACACTCAGTAAAAAGTACTTCTCTCAGATCAGCATTTTGCTCCGCCTCCTTTTCAAAGCCAGCCACACAAAGACCCTGAAACGACAAAGACGACGATGTTGCAGTATCGTATAAAGCCACGATAAATCATGTTGTCTAAATGAGAACCGACTTCAAATCAGTAATCTTAGAGTACCACAGTATGTTAAAATGTCACCGTGTTCTGCATTTTACACAGAACACACTCAAAGACAAATAGCTCTGGTACAAGATAAACGTGCGTGTGTGGGCTGGGGGGCTAAATATACCGTGACCACACTTATAAAATGGTTTTCATCAAGTCAACGCCAAGTTACAGCGTTTGAAACAGGGTGGCAGGCACGAGACATATATGACGTACGAGAATTCGGATGTACTAATAGAACGCAGTGTGAACCGAATAGAGTGGACTGCTGTGCTGTCACTGTGGCGATTCAGAATCGCGCCACTCACTGGACTCTGTGAATACTGACTCTTAGTCTTTAGTCATACAGCTCTCTCTACAGGCAAAATGTGGGAAATGTCGAGATGACGGTCTCCGTTTCTGCATTATACAATTCAAACTGAAAATCACTGACATGAACTAAACTGAAAAGACAACAGGTAAACTGTGTTGTGTTTGGAAACTGAAAAAGGTCAAGGCAATTATTGCAAACatgtttattaaatgaaaacataagtatcataataaataaaacatacatacaatacaaataatgttTCATAATTATTGTTCAAAGGTGTTTCATTATTCCACACCAGCATTAATTAAATGTGATATGAAAAAGATGAGCTGATTTAGGACCAGTATGTATCTGTAGACTTCCTACATATGTAATGTTCTGTGAAGTGATGTCGtgagatatatacacacacacacgattggACATATTGGCACACATgggaattaaaagaaaaattccaTCACATATGAAGACAGAAATCACTATTACCATATGCAAAACTTTGAGAAAGCTTTGTAATTTTTATACTCATGCACACAAACATGGGGTGTCCATACAAATGTGCTTGAAGAAAATCCTCAAAACTACAACTCTTGATTTGTTAAAGGCACTGATCATTTTAATCAGTGTTCTTTCAGTTTCCACCTGAAGTTAAATGGGCTGCTGGAAAGTCATTTAAACACATTAGCCACTGTAAATCTTGGCACACATTTAAACTGTTGTACCTGTTTGGAATGATCTGTAGGAATATGCCTCAGTGGTCACTTCAGAGTCCTCTGAGACTTATTTTGGCAGAGACACAGCAATGGTAACAAGTTAGTACTAGTGAATCTAACATACTTAAAGAAACACAGCTGTACTCTTATAGGGCCAAAGAAATTAAATACTTATTAAAACACCTGCATGTTAAAATTTAGTAGGCTTACACATAACTTGAGTATGTTTAATTGGCAAAGGTACTAAAAGTgtgctaaatgttttaaataaataaggcCCATTGAGCCGCAGACTGCAGTGGCTGTGCTATCACCCTTCTAACAATATAAAACTGCTCAAATTTGACTAACAGAGGTTCCAGTAAAGGACAGAGAAAATTATATGCCAACACTGGGCaattttttaattccaaatgCTATAGCTATATAACATCTATTTACCATCATATTAGACCTGAACAAGATTATCACAAGCAAACTCACTCACCAAAGTGAGCAACTGGGGAAGgctttttctaattttcaaaaAGGTTGTGCAACAAGAGATGATGACAAGTTCCACACAGAGTTTAAAGGAGTAAAAAGACAAAACCTCCATAGCGATAAAATCTGAGCATGCACAGCTGAATTGTGATGAAAAGATGAATCTTCGTTTTCTCTCGCATCCTTACTATGCTGCTCATTTCTTTCCTCACAGGTTACTTTCTTGTGTGTCTTggccagaggaggagatgggatGTAGACCTCCATTATCGTTGAGCCTCTTGGCACGGTACGTCTCGTAGTGGATGTTATGAGTGACCTCCTTCAGGTCCTGGAGGTGAGACCTGTGTATATTATAACAATATTGTTTGTGtttagtcactgttatttttatcttattttatttttatttcataaagcctgcaaattatataaaatgtttttttattattattatcaatattaagaGAGCATAAACAttgataaataaagaaataaataaaaacaaatgactgTTTAAACATTTGGAGACAGTAAGAtctctgtttttgaaagaaatctctcatGCTCATTAAGGGTGCATTTTGCTTGTTCCGAAATACAGTAAGAACTGTAattttgtggaatattattacaactgtttttgttttaatacattttaagattaactttattcctgtgatgcaatgctgagttttcagtatcattactccagtcttcagtgtcacacgatccttcagaaatcattctaatattatcatttgatgcttaagaaacattaattttttttattatcgatGTTAAAAATGGTTACACTGTTTAGTATTTTTTGTTGAAAACATGTATTCAGGATGAAtaacaagaacagcatttattttaaatagaattttttttgtagcattatgttttaattgtcattttccttgctgaataaactctttaaaaaaagtcttactgacaccaaacttttgaacagtagtgaataCAATAATATTAAGATTAGTATTTCAAATAAGGTTTCATACATCACCTAATCATGAAATCACGAAGTAAGGAGAATTCGCAGTGATTTGGGTTTTCAACTATAcagattaaacaaaaaaaaagtgattcatcAGAAAATATGTATCAACACAATACACTGTACAAATACACaagttttactgtaaaatagCTTATTCTTTATACACAGTATCATAAAAAGATACTTTCAAATTGACATTGTCTTGTTTGATCAAGTTAAATTGTTAAAACTGCTCTACGTACATACTGACAGGGTGGAAAACATACAAGTTACATTTTGAGATttcattcataaaaaatgtcaaaatgtgacAAATAGCTCCTGAGAAAACTGGAGAACGTCATCTGATTGAATAAGTGAGTAAAGATCATTAGGTTCACATTTTTGtagtcatatttcatattttgtgcaAATATAAACCTATAATCCTATTAGAAGCTATTTCAGTCCAtgttttaaatgcaacattagATGATtttctgcaaaacaaaaaatgcattcaatATAGAAAATTACCCAAATATTATAGGTTTGTTTGCCAGCTGTGGgaagtttataattaattaattataacaaaaaaaaatttgatagAAATCTGCATTAAAAGTTTGAAGTAGCACAGCAAACACAGCCTACTCACCCTCCACCACTCCCCAGGGTGTCTTCCTGCCCAAAATTCGTTTGCCACTGGCCTGGTACTCTTTATCACTTCCTACCACAGCAAAGGGCATTGCCTCCTGTAATGCACAGATTTAATGAGGCAAACATAATATGAAACCAAAGACCAACAGATGAGGGATGAAAGATGAGATAAGAGAgatgtaaagaaaaagaaaagcatgcAATATGTGAGAAGCTCCCCTTACCCTGATCTTATCATTATCACTCTTATCCTCCATGTCTTCATCAAACTCCTTCTGTGGATAACACTCAATCCCACATGCTTCCAGCTCCTTCCTCACCTAgagaaattatattaaactgtaattaatcAGCGTAAACTGAGTAAAAATCAGAGTAAACTGACTTGATTTTGAATCTGTCTTTTAGTCTAACCCTCTGTTTAAATTCAGTTTTCTCATCAAGAGTGAGTGTGTCCGACTTGGCAATGACAGGAATGATGTTGACCACACGACTCAGATGTTTCATGAACTCAATATCCAACTGGCGAAGCCTGTGAAAGGGCAAAGAGATGTAATTAATAGACAGATAGAATCAGATTTTATTACAGGGCCACTGGCCTTTCTGAGGTTCACAGTTTGACTAATAAAGCTCAGTGAAGCATTACAGCTGATTGAATACTCACACACGTCTTAAATCAACACAGTGACTTACACAgatggaatacactacacaagtTTTGCCCAGATTTTTGCTCCAATTTTCAATCTGGACAAGTTGATGCAAATTGTTGAACGTCAGAGCCAGTCGGCAAATTTGAGATGACCGTTTCTACAGAAGATCACAGACTTAAATTTTTAACAAAAGACTATGATTCTATGCAGTCCAAAGATAtcacatgtttgatattttgagccaatttctgaatacattttgttttaatttgtcatgCGTCTGTGTGTTCGGAATGACCTCAAAGTCTGCTAGTGTGTGATCCTCAGATGATGAATTGTTCCTCTGTAAGCATTTACAACGCTGACAAGTTTTAAAAACTATTCAGATTTcaaaagttgtgtagtgtattctaGATTTTGATTAATGAAGCTGCAACTGCAAGCATATTTCAACTACtggcaaataatacaaataaatctcAAAGATATTAATACTCCAGAGAAGCACATAGAAATCCGTTATCTTATTGGAGTTTTCGACAGAGACCAATCTGgttaatttcaattaataataTGGCAACAAAATGTGAGCTGATTCTGTATGATATTAGCTGTGGCTGATCATATGCTATGCTGTCATATATGATGAAAAGATAAACTTCAATACATACTGATGGAAACCGGTACATGGTATATGAGCTAAAGTAAAATATTCCTATGTAATTCAAACTCACGAGTGTCCAGTTGGAGATATGAAGTACAAGCAGCAGTGTACTCTGGTATCAGGGATGCGTTTCTTGCGTGCAATGTTGACTTCTTCCTTCAAAAATTTCTCGTATTGTTCATTGATGTATTTGGATATGGGCTCCCAACTTGGAacacaaaggggaaaaaaaatcaacaacagacTAGACCAAACAGTTTGTAGTTCATACAAAGTTTGAAACCGCTTGAAGTAAACGTTCCAGAAAAGTAGTTAATTTCTAATGTTCAGTCCGTCTTGGTCAGACACAACACAAACATACTGGAGAGTTACTTTTTAATTGAAGTTGTAATTCTACTTGAAACTAATCGACACTGACACTgttatttcatgtttaatatgATAAAGCCGCTTGCTTAAAGCAATCTATTGTGTGAAGTTCTACATCAATAAACATGACTTAACCAGAGTGCTGAATTATAGAGCTATTAAACATATCCACATCACAGCATGcagcacatatttattttttcatctgaaTAACTCTTTCAACAGCATGGGTGGCGTTGAGATATTTGCAAACAGTATACCACTGCTCACatatttcaaacttctttttaccccaagaaaatgtttttaaatatatttagattctAAGCTTTGGTTCTGTATGAATATAAAGCTGCATATAGACAATATCAACACCCAAAAGCCAATGCAGCACTATTTTCTCCAAGGCATTTGAATGACAAAGAAAAACACTATGTGTCCTTTTAACTGAGATACTTGGATATGATCACTTAGGGCATGCTGCCAAAACACACTCACTTTTGGCATCCCTACCAGCAATCGGGTCTGTGCAAATTAAGTGCAAATCTGGAACTGGAAGTCAAAACACTGCACCTCACACTTGGaacatttttgttcagtttttgaaGCTAGTTAGTAGCAGCCAAAATTAGGCACACAACTGACCCCATTTATTTTATCTGACACAAATGCATGTCCTCAGTTTCCTAGATGCAGTGATGCAGGATGCTGGCATTTTGGATCATATGCAACAACTGCATTTGTTAAAAATAGCTACCTGTCCTGTGGCTTTAACAGAGAAATCACAAAAAACATAGTACTCACCAATTTTC from Carassius auratus strain Wakin chromosome 1, ASM336829v1, whole genome shotgun sequence includes these protein-coding regions:
- the septin3 gene encoding neuronal-specific septin-3 isoform X2, whose product is MTSAEGSRYMSDIVPPEVRPKPAVPAKPFHVAPPNSVPSPQGMGGEGQGSGRGSALLGYIGIDTIIEQMRKKTMKTGFDFNIMVVGQSGLGKSTLVNTLFKSQVSRRSTSWSRDEKFPKTVEIKSVSHVIEEGGVKMKLTVIDTPGFGDQINNENCWEPISKYINEQYEKFLKEEVNIARKKRIPDTRVHCCLYFISPTGHSLRQLDIEFMKHLSRVVNIIPVIAKSDTLTLDEKTEFKQRVRKELEACGIECYPQKEFDEDMEDKSDNDKIREAMPFAVVGSDKEYQASGKRILGRKTPWGVVEVENPNHCEFSLLRDFMIRSHLQDLKEVTHNIHYETYRAKRLNDNGGLHPISSSGQDTQESNL
- the septin3 gene encoding neuronal-specific septin-3 isoform X3, coding for MSDIVPPEVRPKPAVPAKPFHVAPPNSVPSPQGMGGEGQGSGRGSALLGYIGIDTIIEQMRKKTMKTGFDFNIMVVGQSGLGKSTLVNTLFKSQVSRRSTSWSRDEKFPKTVEIKSVSHVIEEGGVKMKLTVIDTPGFGDQINNENCWEPISKYINEQYEKFLKEEVNIARKKRIPDTRVHCCLYFISPTGHSLRQLDIEFMKHLSRVVNIIPVIAKSDTLTLDEKTEFKQRVRKELEACGIECYPQKEFDEDMEDKSDNDKIREAMPFAVVGSDKEYQASGKRILGRKTPWGVVEVENPNHCEFSLLRDFMIRSHLQDLKEVTHNIHYETYRAKRLNDNGGLHPISSSGQDTQESNL